The following are from one region of the Candidatus Abyssobacteria bacterium SURF_5 genome:
- a CDS encoding sigma-54-dependent Fis family transcriptional regulator has translation MLSVRRATLLVVDDEKNTREALSKILTEDGYHVLTAADGYQAIELVGRELPDLILADLKMPGMDGIELLSRTRLKGFDTPFVMMTAYGTVESAVEAMKKGAEDYLTKPVNIEELELQIKRILAHRNLVQEAKNLRERLREKYKYENIIGNSPAMQAIFKTIEQVAPSRATILITGESGTGKELIASAIHQNGPRADKPYVKVTCSALSENLLESELFGHEKGAFTGAVSTRQGRFEIADGGTILLDEIGEISLSTQVKLLGFLQDRTFERVGGNRTFTVDVRLIAATNRDLEKAVAEGTFRKDLYYRLNVITIKMPPLREKISDIPALVDHFTMKYAKENDKPVRGLSADALAAIMSYDWPGNVRELENMIERAVVMCNEPLIGRQHFPIPAGVDPADGHSVPPIPGSSLEEIEKYAIQRTLESVSGNRTRAAEILKISLRKIQYKLKEF, from the coding sequence ATTCTTTCGGTGCGTCGAGCTACCTTACTCGTAGTTGATGACGAGAAAAACACGCGGGAAGCGCTTTCAAAAATTCTGACTGAAGACGGCTACCATGTCTTGACCGCAGCCGACGGCTATCAGGCGATTGAACTCGTGGGCAGGGAGCTCCCGGATCTCATTCTGGCCGACTTGAAGATGCCGGGAATGGACGGAATTGAGCTGCTCTCGCGGACCCGGCTCAAAGGTTTTGATACCCCGTTTGTCATGATGACGGCATATGGGACCGTGGAGAGCGCCGTTGAAGCGATGAAAAAGGGCGCAGAAGACTATCTGACGAAGCCGGTCAACATCGAGGAACTCGAGCTTCAGATAAAGAGAATTCTGGCCCACCGCAACCTGGTGCAGGAGGCGAAAAATCTCCGGGAGAGATTGCGGGAGAAATACAAATACGAAAATATCATCGGCAATAGTCCGGCAATGCAGGCGATCTTCAAGACCATTGAGCAAGTCGCTCCCAGCCGGGCCACGATCCTTATCACCGGGGAAAGCGGTACGGGAAAGGAATTGATTGCATCGGCCATCCACCAAAATGGGCCGCGCGCAGACAAGCCGTACGTGAAGGTAACCTGCAGCGCTCTCTCAGAGAATCTGCTGGAGAGCGAATTGTTCGGTCACGAGAAGGGGGCCTTTACCGGCGCGGTATCGACCCGCCAGGGGCGATTCGAGATCGCCGACGGCGGGACGATTCTGCTCGACGAAATCGGTGAAATCAGCCTTTCGACTCAGGTCAAGTTGCTCGGGTTCCTGCAGGATAGGACGTTCGAGCGCGTGGGCGGAAACAGAACGTTTACGGTTGATGTCCGGCTGATCGCGGCGACCAACAGAGATCTGGAGAAGGCGGTGGCCGAAGGAACTTTTCGAAAAGACCTGTACTACCGCCTCAACGTTATTACGATAAAGATGCCTCCACTGCGCGAGAAGATCTCAGACATCCCCGCGCTGGTGGATCACTTCACCATGAAGTACGCGAAGGAAAACGACAAGCCGGTCAGGGGTCTGTCTGCGGATGCGCTCGCCGCCATCATGTCCTATGATTGGCCGGGGAACGTGCGGGAACTGGAAAACATGATCGAGCGGGCCGTAGTCATGTGTAATGAGCCGCTGATCGGCCGCCAGCATTTTCCCATTCCCGCGGGAGTCGACCCTGCGGACGGTCATTCAGTACCGCCGATTCCGGGGTCCTCGCTGGAAGAGATCGAGAAGTACGCAATCCAGAGAACGCTCGAATCAGTGAGCGGTAATCGGACTCGAGCGGCTGAAATTTTGAAAATCAGCCTCCGAAAAATCCAGTACAAACTCAAGGAATTCTGA